Proteins from one Syngnathus scovelli strain Florida chromosome 17, RoL_Ssco_1.2, whole genome shotgun sequence genomic window:
- the LOC125984981 gene encoding voltage-dependent calcium channel beta subunit-associated regulatory protein — protein sequence MSNDSPALTSLTENSTDVPLSADQVENYVLLLVLLSVFAGGTLVLLSLLLLFCHRCCMGGRRYSRASDDPEKTNTTYVDDSQPTQEITIRLDETDALSASSCHDGESERFVSTMLTGRRVSFNESALYEQEKMTEDKGRRYTLTEGDFHHLKKARLTHLHLAPAPCDLKILTIMECDSNESSSVNISEAPTPKLPLTIYQPTERRVSDWLGQSLSGGLPGDTHHSIVLDQIPRRGSLTMEALAGRGADHMTTNTSGQTSVLQFLSKLRRHTSLEGAGPYFKRWKFDGSHRAASLDAKGSPKRRPFQRQRAASETTDHTEDDSSLRNGATGSFPQTPSQTSGLQSLSAESLTQPSVDQTTSVFFHRQNLGTMVGEFAGNSRSEVPSWETDDCSNQRQKNTLDNQSGIEEGLKPDAVTRTESGRVDTEPLEEDDLFDPQQEAKVVQLEDSPTETGDGVMLDLRQNCEMEVDEEVLLGVDSRPRADSGSSLSFGLRQEILEAQPSLYRDIWSLRASLEQYASSDQSSTDRESIRSDAESVSSLGCAGARTGQLSSCLSQDLDDEPDGEGEVMEGDVRGAAGGASEMGSGVDGEVGNRKLLQMDSGYTSIETPSKGPEELRIFGTPAAPRGKTATERRLFFTSSGRKGSVCESTDTRLFQEELEDDLTESTEEKHKGSLSLHEPYPLVKPLHPQKQEALSHISSQLLKPTSQPGVPHRPRLHRRDYSIDEKTDALFNEFLRHDPRFDQPESPFRTRHRSRVHLRKQWQRHKQYSDPGSGAGGRYSPSLERQRFTPLPRGDSASYPLDTRYHSTLSRIASAADEEASEIAACEEAAKESAQDASRDGGTSEMRTDETASGQDDVPSSDTKSTSPQQPPARCMDPRVDNRNNNSSPSSSLTDKLAVAVEERLYGGLRRAELAQGGTRSVVAASHTASPDHSPK from the exons ATGAGCAATGATTCGCCTGCTCTGACAAGTCTGACGGAGAACTCTACT GATGTGCCTCTGTCGGCGGACCAGGTGGAAAATTATGTGCTACTCTTGGTACTGCTGAGTGTTTTCGCCGGGGGGACGCTGGTACTGCTCTCCCTGCTGCTGCTCTTCTGCCACCGCTGCTGCATGGGTGGGCGACGTTACTCTAG AGCAAGTGATGACCCTGAGAAGACAAACACGACTTACGTTGACGATTCTCAGCCCACCCAAG AGATCACCATTCGACTGGATGAAACGGACGCCCTGTCAGCTTCCAGCTGCCACGACGGGGAGTCCGAGAGGTTCGTTTCCACCATGCTGACGGGTCGCAGGGTCTCCTTCAATGAATCTGCGTTGTACGAACAGGAGAAGATGACAGAGGATAAAGGACGCAG ATATACTCTGACTGAGGGGGATTTCCATCACCTGAAAAAAGCCCGGCTGACTCACCTCCACCTGGCGCCGGCCCCGTGCGACCTTAAGATCCTCACCATCATGGAGTGCGACTCAAATGAGAGCAGTTCTGTTAACATTAGCGAAGCTCCAACTCCTAAACTCCCCCTCACTATCTACCAG CCGACTGAGAGAAGAGTGTCTGACTGGTTGGGTCAAAGTCTTAGTGGAGGTCTACCAGGTGACACACATCACTCCATCGTCCTGGATCAGATTCCCAGACGGGGCTCGCTGACT ATGGAGGCTCTTGCGGGCAGAGGAGCTGACCACATGACCACCAATACTTCTGGGCAGACTTCAGTTTTACAGTTCTTGTCAAAGCTGCGACGCCACACCAGTCTGGAGGGAGCTGGACCTTATTTCAAGAGGTGGAAGTTTGATGGGAGTCACCGGGCCGCCAGTCTCGATGCTAAAG GGTCCCCGAAGAGAAGACCCTTCCAGCGGCAGAGAGCTGCGAGTGAAACCACTGACCACACTGAAGATGATTCTTCTCTTCGAAATGGTGCAACGGGGTCTTTCCCACAAACTCCAAGTCAGACCAGTGGCCTCCAGTCTCTGTCTGCTGAATCTCTGACTCAACCTTCTGTGGATCAAACCACCTCCGTCTTCTTCCACAG GCAAAATCTGGGGACTATGGTGGGGGAGTTCGCTGGTAACAGCAGGAGTGAAGTACCATCTTGGGAAACAGATGATTGCTCTAACCAGAGACAAAAGAACACCTTAGACAATCAGTCAGGAATAGAGGAAGGATTAAAACCAGATGCGGTCACAAGGACTGAGAGCGGCAGGGTTGATACGGAACCTCTAGAGGAGGATGACTTGTTTGATCCACAGCAGGAAGCCAAAGTTGTTCAGCTTGAAGATTCACCCACGGAAACTGGAGACGGCGTAATGTTGGATCTGAGGCAAAATTGCGAGATGGAAGTAGATGAAGAAGTGCTGTTAGGAGTTGACAGCAGACCAAGGGCAGATTCAGGTTCTTCTCTTTCATTTGGGCTTCGGCAGGAGATCTTGGAGGCTCAACCATCTCTTTACAGAGACATCTGGAGCTTGCGAGCCTCCCTGGAGCAATACGCCTCCTCGGACCAGAGCAGCACCGACAGGGAGTCCATCCGTAGCGATGCCGAAAGCGTCTCGTCACTCGGCTGCGCCGGAGCCCGGACTGGGCAGTTGAGTAGCTGCTTGTCCCAAGACCTGGATGATGAACCTGACGGAGAAGGGGAGGTGATGGAGGGCGACGTCAGAGGGGCGGCGGGCGGGGCCAGCGAGATGGGAAGTGGCGTCGACGGAGAGGTGGGTAACCGCAAGCTCCTCCAGATGGATAGCGGCTATACCTCCATTGAAACGCCATCCAAGGGGCCGGAGGAGTTGCGAATTTTCGGGACTCCCGCAGCCCCTCGTGGGAAGACAGCCACAGAGAGGAGGTTGTTCTTCACAAGCTCAGGGAGGAAAGGTTCTGTGTGCGAGAGCACTGACACCAGGTTGTTCCAGGAGGAGCTAGAAGACGATTTAACCGAAAGCACAGAGGAGAAACACAAAGGTAGTCTCTCGCTCCACGAACCGTATCCCCTCGTCAAACCTCTTCATCCTCAGAAACAAGAAGCTCTGTCACACATATCATCTCAGCTCTTGAAGCCGACCTCTCAGCCCGGCGTCCCTCACCGACCTCGTCTACATCGCCGCGACTACAGCATCGATGAGAAGACGGACGCGCTTTTTAACGAGTTCCTCCGACACGACCCGAGGTTCGACCAGCCAGAATCGCCGTTTCGAACCAGGCACCGCTCCAGAGTACACCTACGGAAGCAGTGGCAAAGACACAAGCAATACAGCGACCCCGGATCGGGGGCCGGGGGTCGTTATTCGCCATCTCTGGAGAGGCAGAGGTTCACGCCGCTCCCGAGAGGTGACAGCGCCAGTTACCCTCTGGACACCAGGTACCACAGCACATTGTCGCGCATCGCCAGCGCGGCAGACGAAGAAGCCAGTGAGATTGCGGCCTGCGAGGAGGCAGCCAAAGAGAGCGCACAGGACGCATCAAGAGACGGCGGCACCTCGGAGATGAGAACCGACGAGACCGCGAGCGGCCAGGACGACGTTCCTTCTTCCGACACAAAAAGCACAAGCCCTCAGCAGCCCCCCGCACGCTGTATGGATCCTCGAGTTGACAACaggaacaacaacagcagcccgTCCAGCAGCCTGACAGACAAACTGGCAGTGGCGGTGGAGGAGAGGCTCTACGGCGGCCTACGGAGGGCCGAGCTCGCCCAGGGAGGAACCCGGAGCGTGGTCGCGGCCTCACACACCGCCTCGCCTGACCACAGCCCCAAGTAA
- the LOC125984984 gene encoding midnolin: MRLIVDSSSTGGPLELVVPSGETVDGLRTRLSRQLNVHKDRIVLLHQNKQLTTGKLLEQGVADVSRLTLQVPVAVEAGLFSSSARVKRMVEVLEKLTECEISDFLSGRSPLAIKLAVGIHTMHVQLQLSAQDVAKLQLDKASGALSSPPPKVNMGRSARSCCSPTDMTTTSAASPPPLAYSAMQSDPRAVSSMDCHRQATSHHSRPHATLLTPSCHATCPLPATTPVCFSDSTAAPRSPLPASTVRESFPSFTPESIKQPGAVIESFVSHSQGVCSGTFSGTLVPCSRSNVSHRHRGIAIILQILDDLLRAASLHQGAPTSICPPLDPPAPEHKCKQRAEEACQVHINSEENQTLHGKLKHLQSLLDQRRHHKQSRRSSQFSQPAHPYRRHHRS, from the exons ATGCGTCTTATCGTCGACTCGAGCTCCACCGGCGGCCCATTGGAGCTCGTCGTCCCAAGTGGAGAGACTGTGGACGGGCTGAGGACGCGCCTCTCTCGTCAACTGAACGTGCACAAGGACAGAATCGTCCTCCTGCACCAAAACAA GCAATTGACTACAGGGAAACTACTGGAGCAAGGTGTAGCAGATGTCAGCAGACTCACCTTACAGGTGCCTGTTGCAGTTGAAGCTGGGTTATtt TCTTCTAGTGCCAGAGTCAAGAGGATGGTCGAGGTTTTGGAGAAGTTAACAGAATGCGAG ATCAGTGATTTCCTGTCTGGACGTTCACCTTTGGCCATTAAACTGGCAGTGGGTATCCACACAATGCATGTGCAGCTCCAGCTGTCTGCTCAGGATGTGGCTAAGCTTCAGCTGGACAAAGCCTCGGGAGCTCTTAGCAGCCCACCCCCAAAGGTCAACATGGGCCGGTCTGCTCGGAGTTGCTGCTCCCCCACTGACATGACCACCACGTCGGCAGCTTCTCCTCCCCCACTCGCATACTCGGCCATGCAATCCGACCCCCGAGCTGTTTCTTCTATGGACTGCCACCGCCAAGCAACTTCTCATCACTCCCGTCCTCACGCCACTCTTTTAACGCCTTCCTGCCACGCAACTTgcccgcttccagccaccacGCCGGTTTGTTTCAGTGACTCCACTGCTGCACCTCGGAGTCCATTACCTGCTTCCACCGTCAGAGAG TCTTTTCCTTCCTTCACTCCTGAATCGATCAAGCAACCGGGTGCAGTGATAGAAAGTTTTGTCAGTCACTCTCAAGGGGTGTGCTCTGGAACTTTCTCAG GCACTCTGGTGCCGTGCAGTCGGAGCAACGTTAGCCATCGTCACCGCGGCATCGCCATTATTCTGCAGATCCTCGATGACCTCCTCCGAGCTGCCTCACTACACCAAGgggctccgacatccatttgtcCCCCTTTGGACCCGCCAGCACCGGAGCACAAGTGCAAACAAAGGGCTGAAGAGGCTTGCCAAGTCCACATAAACTCAGAAGAGAATCAGACACTGCACGGCAAGCTAAAGCACTTGCAGTCTCTGTTGGACCAACGGCGTCATCACAAGCAAAGTCGCAGAAGTTCCCAATTTTCACAACCAGCTCACCCGTATCGGCGCCACCATCGATCATAA
- the LOC125984985 gene encoding E3 ubiquitin-protein ligase RNF126-A — protein MSSGEMAEATLPSCRFFCHRCSAEISPRLPDFTCPRCESGFIEELPNERRIENTDSTPSTSSAREQTQPTFQPTMNHQHLFTFPTGYSPFTLGIFNENFELRTWLPTEDNRATEIQREQEMDPQQTRGRHAAQRQGTRQEGVPTLEGIIQQLVNGIIAPTAMPNIGMGSWGILHSNPMDYAWGANGLDAIITQLLNQFENTGPPPADRERIKSLPTVCITEEHVGAGLECPVCKEDYHVDESVRQLPCNHLFHNDCIVPWLEQHDTCPVCRKSLNGQNTATNPPGLSEMNFSPSSSSSSSSNSPSNENASGNS, from the exons ATGTCCAGTGGAGAAATGGCTGAAGCTACCTTACCGTCTTGCCGGTTTTTCTGCCACCGGTGTTCAGCAGAAATAAGCCCTCGTTTACCG GACTTTACCTGTCCACGCTGTGAGTCTGGATTCATTGAGGAATTACCAAATGAAAGGAG AATTGAAAATACCGATAGCACTCCATCTACATCCTCTGCAAGGGAACAGACACAACCTACCTTTCAG CCGACCATGAATCACCAGCACTTGTTCACCTTTCCTACTGGGTACAGTCCGTTCACTCTGGGAATTTTCAATGAAAACTTTGAACTCAGAACTTGGCTACCCACAGAAGATAACAGAGCGACAGAAATTCAGCGGGAGCAAGAAATGGATCCGCAGCAAACGCGGGGGCGACATGCGGCTCAACGACAGGGTACACGCCAGGAAGGAGTTCCCACATTAGAGGG AATTATCCAACAGCTAGTTAATGGGATCATAGCGCCAACGGCCATGCCGAATATTGGAATGGGATCATG GGGTATACTTCATTCAAACCCAATGGACTATGCCTGGGGAGCAAATGGACTGGATGCCATCATAACACAG CTACTCAACCAGTTTGAAAACACGGGTCCTCCTCCAGCGGATAGAGAACGGATCAAGAGTTTGCCCACAGTCTGCATCACAGAAGAACATGTGG GCGCTGGTTTAGAGTGTCCCGTGTGCAAAGAAGATTACCATGTGGACGAGAGCGTCAGGCAGCTGCCATGCAATCATTTGTTTCACAATGACTGCATAGTTCCTTGGCTTGAACAG CATGATACCTGCCCAGTGTGTAGGAAGAGTCTTAATGGCCAGAACACAGCCACAAACCCACCGGGTTTATCAGAGATGAACTTCTCCCCCTCCTCatcgtcctcttcctcttccaacTCACCTAGCAATGAAAATGCTTCTGGCAACTCATAG
- the cirbpa gene encoding cold inducible RNA binding protein a isoform X2: protein MSDEGKLFVGGLNFTTTEDSLASAFGKYGSIEKVDVIRDKETGRSRGFGFVKYENVEDAKDALEAMNGKTLDGRSIRVDEAGKGGRSRGGYSSGGPRGGGGGRFGNSRGGYNGDRGYGGGDRGYNDRSFGGGDRSFSSGGGGGGGGYRSGGYSGSYRDNRGQGGYGGDRTSTYRDGYDNYAENN from the exons ATGTCGGACGAGGGAAAGTTGTTCGTTGGCGGTTTGAACTTCACCACGACCGAGGACTCCTTGGCGTCGGCCTTCGGCAAATATGGATCCATCGAAAAGG TGGATGTGATCAGAGACAAAGAGACTGGAAGGTCCCGTGGTTTTGGCTTCGTGAAATATGAAAATGTGGAAGATGCTAAGGATGCGTTGGAGGCCATGAACGGAAAG ACTCTGGATGGCCGGTCTATCCGTGTGGACGAAGCAGGAAAGggcggtcgctccaggggaggaTACAGCTCCGGCGGACCAcgaggtggtggtgggggccGTTTTGGGAATTCCAGAG gtggttATAATGGAGACAGGGGATATGGTGGTGGCGACAGGGGTTACAATGACAGAAGCTTTGGAGGCGGAGACAGAAGCTTTagcagcggcggcggtggtggtggcggcggctacAGAAGTGGCGGCTACTCTGGCAGCTACAGAGACAATAG GGGACAAGGTGGCTATGGCGGTGACCGTACCAGCACGTACCGCGATGGATACGACAACTATG CTGAAAACAACTAA
- the ndufa13 gene encoding NADH dehydrogenase [ubiquinone] 1 alpha subcomplex subunit 13 — MASSKVKQDMPPPGGYAGFDYKRNLPKRGLSGYSMFGIGIGIMIFGYWRIFKWNRERKRLQIEELEARIAMMPLLQAEQDRRSLRMLRENLEEEAILMKDVPGWKVGESVFHTDRWVPPMSEELFNLRPREEFLHKRFGFLWYV; from the exons ATGGCGAGCTCCAAGGTGAAGCAGGACATGCCTCCTCCTGGGGGTTATGCCGGCTTCGACTACAAGCGAAATTTACCCAAAAGAGGACTCTCGG GTTACAGCATGTTTGGCATTGGCATCGGCATCATGATATTCGGCTACTGGAGAATTTTTAAGTGGAACCGTGAGAGGAA GCGCTTGCAGATCGAGGAGCTGGAAGCCAGGATAGCCATGATGCCGCTATTGCAGGCGGAGCAAGACCGCAG GAGCTTGCGGATGTTGAGGGAAAATTTAGAAGAAGAGGCAATTCTCATGAAGGATGTTCCCGGGTGGAAG gtgggtgagagcGTCTTTCACACAGACCGCTGGGTACCCCCGATGTCCGAAGAACTCTTCAACCTCAGGCCCCGGGAAGAGTTTTTGCACAAGCGCTTTGGCTTCTTGTGGTATGTGTAA
- the sugp1 gene encoding SURP and G-patch domain-containing protein 1: protein MDSSDSGRGGWKNKNAQPQKQKMNLNIIRQEQLIAEKKKEIEAKLAEQAKIDAQTPNKCLPASNSPTTQGPSSNKFVNDGSFLQQFMMMQKKTPNNVSDSASDSKSQSSSLGGNASQKKSILVGKRPGVGSMLSQFKNYSQSKKNPVLSPRPSVFCSPEDEDDEIDSSEFLNMKVSPPEDPETRLIINKMASFVAEGGPELERRAKEDYKDDPVFSFLHDRNCMEYLYYKKKLAELRKNAPAPNNTSVNVSPPVDAETQQVAEKLARFVAEGGPEVESIAIERNRDNPIFSFLFDHQNPANRYYKEKLREYRAAASRTSSPPPTESRTEQQRPAAPPRPQVAFSPASQAHSQVEDTPSAKRKRKSRWGSEDDKVELPIPPIVVPQELGVQDPNGPSLSVQDLQGLGYKKGKPAGLVGVTELSDDQKKQLKEQQEMQEMYDMIMKHKRAMAEMQQMWDKAIKDHQHEYDSDEEVDQEAGTWEHRLRKMEMEKTREWAESLTDMGKGKHFIGDFLPPEELEKFMETFKALKEGRDPDYSEYKEFKLTVENLGFRMLMKMGWKEGEGLGSEGQGIKAPVNKGTTASNGAGFGVERPAELSKSDDEYDAFRKRMMLAYRFRPNPLNNPRRPYY, encoded by the exons ATGGATTCGAGTGATTCAG gaagaggaggatggaaAAACAAGAATGCACAACCACAGAAGCAGAAGATGAACTTAAACATTATCCGCCAAGAGCAACTAATAGCTGAGAAAAAGAAGGAAATTGAGGCCAAATTGGCCGAGCAAGCAAAAATTGATGCACAAACCCCAAATAAATGTTTACCTGCAAG TAATTCCCCCACTACGCAAGGACCCTCCTCCAACAAGTTTGTAAACGATGGCAGCTTCTTACAGCAGTTTATGATGATGCAGAAGAAGACGCCTAACAACGTCTCTG ATTCCGCCAGTGACAGCAAAAGTCAATCATCTTCCCTGGGAGGAAACGCATCACAAAAGAAAAGCATTTTGGTTGGCAAGCGGCCTGGCGTTGGCAGCATGCTCAGCCAATTCAAGAACTATTCGCAGTCCAAGAAGAACCCCGTTCTCAGCCCGAGGCCAAGTGTGTTTTGTTCCccagaagatgaggatgatgaaATTGATTCCTCTGAATTTTTAAATATGAAAG TTTCTCCCCCAGAGGACCCAGAGACCAGACTGATTATCAACAAGATGGCCTCTTTTGTAGCGGAGGGAGGACCTGAACTGGAGAGGAGGGCCAAGGAGGACTATAAGGATGATCCTGTTTTCTC ATTTTTGCATGATAGAAACTGTATGGAGTACCTCTACTACAAAAAGAAACTTGCCGAATTAAGAAAGAATGCTCCAGCGCCTAATAACACTTCAGTTAATG TCTCCCCCCCAGTGGACGCGGAAACCCAGCAAGTGGCCGAGAAGCTGGCCAGGTTTGTGGCTGAGGGTGGCCCGGAGGTGGAAAGCATCGCCATCGAGCGTAACCGTGACAACCCCATCTTCAG ttttttatttgaccaCCAAAACCCAGCCAACCGTTACTACAAAGAGAAGCTACGGGAGTATCGTGCCGCAGCCTCGAGGACTTCCTCACCTCCGCCGACGGAGTCCAGGACAGAGCAGCAGAGACCAGCCGCTCCTCCACGACCCCAGGTTGCGTTCTCCCCGGCATCTCAAGCACACAGTCAGGTGGAAGACACGCCGTCTGCCAAACGCAAGAGGAAAAGTAGATGGGGGTCTGAAGATGACAAAGTGGAGCTTCCCATTCCACCCATCGTTGTCCCCCAAGAGCTTGGCGTTCAAGACCCCAACGGACCATCTCTATCAG TTCAAGATCTTCAAGGTCTTGGTTATAAGAAGGGGAAGCCCGCCGGTCTTGTCGGTGTGACGGAGCTGTCTGATGACCAGAAGAAACAGCTAAAAGAGCAACAAGAG ATGCAAGAAATGTACGACATGATCATGAAGCACAAGCGCGCGATGGCCGAGATGCAGCAAATGTGGGACAAGGCCATTAAAGACCACCAACACGAGTACGACAGTGATGAAGAGGTGGACCAGGAGGCCGGCACCTGGGAGCATCGGCTTCGAAAAATGGAAATGGAGAAGACGCGAG AGTGGGCAGAGTCTCTGACAGATATGGGCAAAGGAAAACACTTCATTGGAGACTTCCTGCCTCCTGAGGAGCTGGAGAAGTTTATGGAGACTTTTAAAGCACTCAAG GAGGGACGGGACCCAGATTACTCTGAATACAAAGAGTTTAAATTGACGGTGGAGAATCTTGGTTTCCGTATGCTGATGAAGATGGGCTGGAAGGAAGGCGAAGGTCTCGGCAGTGAAGGACAGGGCATCAAGGCTCCTGTCAACAA GGGCACCACAGCGTCGAACGGCGCAGGGTTCGGCGTTGAACGTCCAGCTGAGCTGTCGAAAAGCGACGATGAGTATGACGCCTTCAGAAAGAGGATGATGCTGGCCTACCGCTTTAGACCTAATCCACTG AATAATCCACGGAGACCATATTACTGA
- the cirbpa gene encoding cold inducible RNA binding protein a isoform X1 — MSDEGKLFVGGLNFTTTEDSLASAFGKYGSIEKVDVIRDKETGRSRGFGFVKYENVEDAKDALEAMNGKTLDGRSIRVDEAGKGGRSRGGYSSGGPRGGGGGRFGNSRGRGGYNGDRGYGGGDRGYNDRSFGGGDRSFSSGGGGGGGGYRSGGYSGSYRDNRGQGGYGGDRTSTYRDGYDNYAENN; from the exons ATGTCGGACGAGGGAAAGTTGTTCGTTGGCGGTTTGAACTTCACCACGACCGAGGACTCCTTGGCGTCGGCCTTCGGCAAATATGGATCCATCGAAAAGG TGGATGTGATCAGAGACAAAGAGACTGGAAGGTCCCGTGGTTTTGGCTTCGTGAAATATGAAAATGTGGAAGATGCTAAGGATGCGTTGGAGGCCATGAACGGAAAG ACTCTGGATGGCCGGTCTATCCGTGTGGACGAAGCAGGAAAGggcggtcgctccaggggaggaTACAGCTCCGGCGGACCAcgaggtggtggtgggggccGTTTTGGGAATTCCAGAGGTAGAG gtggttATAATGGAGACAGGGGATATGGTGGTGGCGACAGGGGTTACAATGACAGAAGCTTTGGAGGCGGAGACAGAAGCTTTagcagcggcggcggtggtggtggcggcggctacAGAAGTGGCGGCTACTCTGGCAGCTACAGAGACAATAG GGGACAAGGTGGCTATGGCGGTGACCGTACCAGCACGTACCGCGATGGATACGACAACTATG CTGAAAACAACTAA
- the stk11 gene encoding serine/threonine-protein kinase STK11, with product MSTGEIHQLNYLNENELMEMDTFIHRIDSTEVIYQPRRKRAKLIGKYLMGDLLGEGSYGKVKEMLDSETLCRRAVKILKKKKLRRIPNGEANVKKEIQLLRRLQHKNVIQLVDVLYNEEKQKMYMVMEYCVCGMQEMLDSVPEKRFPIFQAHGYFCQLLDGLEYLHSQGIVHKDIKPGNLLLTTDGALKISDLGVAEALHPFAEDDTCRTSQGSPAFQPPEIANGLDTFSGFKVDIWSAGVTLYNITTSLYPFEGDNIYKLFENIGKGEFTIPEECGPLLSDLLRGMLEYDPAKRFSIQNIRQHNWVRKKHPPTELPVPIPASAESRDPWRSMTVVPYLEDLHGYTEDDDDELYDGEDEFIYTQDFTMPGQVAEDDHELEHEDYSPPTAKPFCVNGTEAGSLNSKAKSERRSSSSSNPSRKGVSTASKIRKLSTCKQQ from the exons ATGAGTACCGGGGAGATACATCAACTGAACTACCTGAATGAAAACGAACTGATGGAGATGGACACATTCATTCACCGCATCGATTCTACTGAGGTGATTTATCAGCCGCGCAGGAAGAGAGCGAAGTTGATAGGAAAGTACTTGATGGGGGACCTGCTGGGGGAGGGATcatatggcaaagtgaaagaGATGCTGGACTCTGAAACCCTCTGCCGCAGGGCTGTCAAGATACTGAAAAAGAAGAAGCTAAGGAGGATTCCCAACGGAGAAGCCAATGTGAAAAA GGAGATTCAGCTGCTAAGAAGACTCCAACACAAGAATGTGATTCAATTGGTGGACGTCCTCTATAATGAGGAGAAGCAAAAAAT GTATATGGTGATGGAGTATTGCGTGTGCGGGATGCAAGAAATGCTGGACAGCGTCCCGGAAAAAAGGTTTCCTATATTTCAAGCTCACGG GTACTTTTGCCAACTCTTAGATGGCCTTGAATATTTGCACAGCCAGGGAATTGTTCACAAAGACATTAAACCAGGCAATCTGCTGTTGACCACAGATGGGGCACTTAAAATCTCGGATCTGGGTGTAGCTGAG GCCCTGCACCCTTTTGCCGAGGACGACACGTGTCGAACGAGTCAGGGCTCTCCGGCCTTTCAGCCGCCAGAGATTGCCAACGGCCTGGATACATTTTCAGGGTTTAAAGTGGACATTTGGTCTGCGGGAGTAACACT ATACAACATTACTACGAGTCTTTATCCGTTTGAGGGGGACAACATCTATAAGCTATTTGAGAACATCGGCAAAGGAGAATTTACTATTCCTGAGGAGTGCGGACCGCTCCTCTCAGACCTGCTGCGAG gAATGCTCGAGTATGACCCTGCAAAGAGGTTCTCCATACAAAATATAAGACAACACAA CTGGGTGCGTAAGAAACACCCACCGACGGAGCTCCCCGTGCCCATCCCCGCCAGCGCAGAGAGCCGAGACCCTTGGCGCAGTATGACGGTGGTGCCCTACTTGGAGGACCTCCACGGCTACACTGAAGACGACGATGACGAGCTTTATGACGGAGAAGACGAGTTCATCTACACTCAGGATTTTACAATGCCAG GACAAGTGGCCGAAGATGATCACGAACTGGAGCACGAGGACTACAGCCCGCCTACGGCCAAGCCCTTTTGCGTGAACGGAACCGAGGCGGGCTCTCTGAACAGCAAGGCCAAAAGCGAACGACGATCTTCGTCCTCGTCCAACCCCTCGCGCAAAGGGGTCTCCACGGCGAGCAAGATCCGCAAGCTCTCCACCTGCAAGCAGCAATGA